From a single Nicotiana tomentosiformis chromosome 2, ASM39032v3, whole genome shotgun sequence genomic region:
- the LOC138905704 gene encoding uncharacterized protein: MVEPHPEEFIPVGCSTVIDFKVEKPSSVPDRFVARMPEPIPELKQWVEGQREEKKRGSEFPCLGKEKTDEEISQAQGGSGIMPPYSIRRLRDEPEEGEEELAYVRANIVIQQSSESAEVDKGALAIIPEQGKAEAIPSRPEMVEGETWGMTSRAAEDILRDELGIIDITGSPQILDAMIREANMLESRSYEGASVLHNEAFLQIREEHEAEVWNLTEKSDTYKLLSEKLRVDLATAWDEHAEIVEQVDVIQAETEEFKKIMDILASKKEIVQAQLESAETQLQAAKEKASVHIKELQHRLDLAISDKASLASELEVARSEMTETNKRADAKVAQFRVDVEVNQAKGMVEHAKWQARREALEGVSAQGFNIVAEIENAKAEEARARRLAFPEEDSESSSSEYEDRENPEDGDATSNEYQAT, encoded by the exons ATGGTGGAGCCTCACCCTGAGGAATTTATTCCTGTAGGGTGCTCAACCGTTATCgactttaaggttgaaaaaccttcttcggTACCGGACCGAT TTGTGGCCCGGATGCCAGAACCAATTCCAGAacttaaacaatgggttgaag gtcaaagagaagaaaagaaaagaggctccgagttcccctgtctcggaaaagaaaaaaccgACGAAGAAATCTCGCAAGCCCAGGGGGGCTCCGGTATTATGCCTCCGTACTCGATCCGCCGATTaagggatgagcccgaagaaggagaagaggaattaGCCTATGTGCGGGCTAATATTGTGATACAACAATCCTCCGAATCAGCGGAGGTTGATAAGGGAGCTCTAGCCATAATTCCTGAACAAGGAAAAGCCGAGGCTATCCCGTCCCGACCTGAGATGGTCGAAGGAGAGACATGGGGCATGACTTCTCGGGCAGCAGAAGATATCTTGAGGGACGAGCTCGGGATAATCGACATTactggatcccctcagattttgGATGCTATGATCCGTGAGGCTAACATGTTGGAAAGTCGATCTTACGAGGGT gcttcggtgttgcataaTGAGGCTTTCCTCCAAATTCGGGAGGAGCATGAGGCTGAGGTTTggaacctcactgagaagagtgacaccTACAAACTCCTTAGTGAGAAGCTTCGGGTAGATTTGGCAACGGCTTGGGATGAGCACGCCGAGATAGTTGAGCAG GTAGATGTGATACAGGCCGAGACGGAAGAGTTTAAAAAGATCATGGACATTCTAGCCTCGAAAAAGGAGATCGTCCAAGCTCAACTGGAGTCGGCCGAGACCCAGCTCCAAGCTGCGAAAGAGAAGGCCTCGGTGCATATCAAggagcttcagcatcggttggatttggccatttctgataaggcaagcttggccagtgaactcgaagtggccagatctgagatGACCGAGACTAACAAaagagctgatgctaaagtggcccagtttagGGTCGATGTCGAGGTCAACCAGGCCAAGGGCATGGTTGAACATGCGAAATGGCAGGCTCGGAGGGAAGCTCTCGAGGGGGTCAGTGCCCAGGGCTTCAATATTGTGGCCGAAATTGAAAATGCCAAAGCGGAGGAAGCCAGGGCCCGAAGGCtggccttccctgaggaagactcTGAGAGCAGCTCAAGTGAATACGAAGACAGAGAAAATCCCGAGGATGGTGATGCAACCTCTAATGAATACCAAGCCACTTAG
- the LOC104089270 gene encoding transcription factor HBI1, translating into MLSCGEMSVLERQRAVLERLYSQSKQQLSSLPLQNFAQFNNLITGQMMGSLDVPIERMNENFTNFDMFGREHDKGITGFGFTNNWQETARPSFSTVSNSSITTVSPPPEKEIDTIVAPRRNAVSTKKRKTEQFPEEEDCKIKRPQSEISEKSQRAASGNNSKENSKTSEVQKPDYIHVRARRGQATDSHSLAERARREKISKKMKYLQDIVPGCNKVTGKAGMLDEIINYVQSLQKQVEFLSMKLAVLNPRLDLNTDNFFTKDFPSYMSNFPTVDIPTLSEYSLIQHQQMLPQRRENCLMSFPEAASSPIAVVQQQPNFETDLQSLFQCQF; encoded by the exons ATGTTAAGCTGCGGGGAAATGAGCGTTCTTGAGAGACAGAGAGCAGTGTTGGAACGTCTTTATAGCCAATCCAAACAGCAGCTTTCTTCTCTGCCTCTGCAAAATTTTGCTCAGTTTAACAATTTGATAACTGGGCAAATGATGGGCAGCCTTGACGTGCCAATTGAACGAATGAACGAGAATTTTACTAACTTCGATATGTTTGGGAGAGAACATGATAAGGGCATAACAGGCTTTGGTTTTACCAATAATTGGCAAGAAACGGCTCGTCCCTCTTTCTCTACAGTCTCAAATTCATCCATTACAACAGTGTCTCCGCCACCAGAGAAAGAAATAGATACCATTGTAGCTCCGAGAAGAAATGCGGTGTCAACAAAGAAGAGAAAAACAGAG CAATTTCCTGAGGAAGAGGATTGTAAAATCAAGAGACCTCAGTCAGAGATTAGTGAGAAAAGCCAAAGAGCTGCTTCAGGAAATAATTCCAAGGAGAATTCTAAGACATCAGAGGTTCAAAAACCTGATTATATTCATGTCAGGGCACGTCGTGGTCAAGCCACTGATAGCCACAGCTTAGCAGAAAGA GCTAGAAGGGAGAAAATCAGTAAGAAGATGAAATATTTACAAGATATAGTCCCAGGTTGCAACAAAGTGACAGGCAAGGCCGGAATGCTAGATGAAATCATCAATTACGTTCAATCTCTACAGAAACAAGTGGAGTTCCTATCAATGAAACTTGCTGTTCTAAATCCTAGGCTTGATTTGAACACAGATAACTTTTTTACCAAGGATTTCCCCTCTTACATGTCCAATTTTCCAACAGTAGATATTCCCACACTTTCAGAATATAGCTTAATCCAACACCAACAAATGTTACCCCAAAGAAGGGAAAACTGTTTAATGTCATTTCCAGAAGCGGCATCTTCCCCTATTGCG GTAGTACAGCAgcagccaaattttgaaactgatTTGCAGAGCCTTTTTCAGTGTCAGTTTTAA